GCAAGCCACTTCTCCGAGGCCTCCAGTAGGATCTTGAGGAGGGCTCTTACCCCGGCTCTGTAGAGGCTGTGGGCCCCGTCCACGACCTCCTTTACCCGTCTAAACCACTGGCTGTAGAGCTCCCTCTCCCTCCTCCCCCACTCCAGTATGGGCGGACCCAGCTTCTTCGCCACTAGGAAGTACACAGCTATTAAAGGCGCTACGAAGAGGGTAATCTCCGGCGATATGTACAGCGACGCGGCCACCACGGCTATGAACCTCGCCGCCTGTAGGGCCACGTCCAGCGGCAGGGCTAGGTACAACACGACGTTTAAAACGTCGCCGCTTATCCGCGACAGCGCCTCCCCCCTGTTGTGGGCGGGGGATAAGACCACCGAGTGGACGATGCGGTGCGAAATGTCTATGATGGCTCTCTGCGCCCACACCGCGGCTCTGTACTCCGATAGGAAATTAAGAATGGGTATGAGAAAGGCGATGCCGACGACGGCGGAGATCTGGAAAACTAGCGTCCCCGCGTCCCCCGCCCCGTAGACAACTTCGTCGACAATCTGCTTTATGAGCAGAGCCTGGGCGACGCCGAGTATAATCATGGCGCCCCACAGCGAGAAGATCACCGCCTCGTCTACCCAGTACCTCTTAGCGAAGCCAAGGGCGTAGTGCCAGTAGCTCTTTACACCCCCGCCTCTGGTAGCCGCCGGGGATGCGGCGTTCATACGCCTCTACCGCTTCTTGGCTTAAATACGCCGCTTTGCAGGTGCTGATGTAGTTGATATTGTAGCTACAAGCCGCCGGCCGCGCCGCCGCTTTTATGGAGCCGGCACGCCTTCTCCATACCCTCTATCACCCTGTCTACAAGTCTCTCCACGACGCTGTCCCCCCTCCTCGTCTCTTCTACATATTCTCTTATCAGCTGGGCGGCCCTGCAGTACGCCTCCTCCCAGCTCAGCCCCGCGGCCTTCCTCAGGGCGTAGAGCAGGAACGCAAAGAAGCCGTAGGCCGGCTCGTAGTAGCCGAGGCTCTCCAGCCCTCTTTCACTTATCCACCGCCTTCTTAAGTCGTCTTCAGGCGCCAGGGCTATGCGGTAGAAGAGGAGGCTGAGCCTCGGCCACTCGCCCAGCTTGGCAAGGTAGGGGTCCATGAATTCCCTAGCCCTTAGGTCGAGCTCTGCGAGCTTGGCGTGGGCCTCGTGCCTCTTGATCTTAAAGGGGAGGGTGACGTAGAGCTCGTCGCTTAGATAGACGCCGTTTTTCCGGGCCATTACGGGCGTTATATAGCCGAAGTTCTCAGCCACGAACTCCTCGTCGAGATACCCCCTCTCCAGCGCCTTGGAGACGTCCTTCAGCCTTACAATATACTCCCGCTCCAGCCTCAGCACCTCCACTACCCCCTCCGCCTCCAGCCTATGGACCACGTCGCGGATTGTGCTGTAGGGCTCCCCCAGCTGGCGGGAGAGGTTGCGTATCGACGTGTCTAAGTCGTGATGTTTTAGAAAGAGGTGCCTCACCACCTTTTTCTCAATGGAGTCTCTACCCCCCATGGCCGGCCAGCGATCTGCAGATCTCCACCGCGCCGTCTCTAACGCGGTAGAACTTCGCCCTGCCCATGTTCACCTCCTCGACGAGCCCCAGCCCCAGCAACGAGTCCTCCCTCCTGTACCTCTCCCCAAGCCCTCTCAGCGCCCCCACGACGTTTTCATAGCTCGCCCCCACTGCGTCTGCGATCAACGCGGGGTACGCCGACTCTGGGTAGATGGAGCATAGGTAGTTCAGCACATCTCTCTTGACTCTGCTCCTCCTAAGCGCCCTCAACACCCTCCCAATGCCCTGTACTGCACTTGCCAGAATCACGTGATCAATCACATGATTATTTATAAACTTTTCGCTGGAGAAACACGCCGCGATGTACGCAGGGAGCTAGAACAGCAGAGCTCTTATTACCCTCCTCGCAACCGGCCTTCTGATCTTCGCGACGTAGAGTATCAAGGCGGCGGTGAAGGCGATGTTTATCCCCCACGACGCCGCCCGTAGGAAGTGGGCCAGAGGCCCGAGCTC
The sequence above is drawn from the Pyrobaculum ferrireducens genome and encodes:
- a CDS encoding archaellum operon transcriptional activator EarA family protein, with the protein product MILASAVQGIGRVLRALRRSRVKRDVLNYLCSIYPESAYPALIADAVGASYENVVGALRGLGERYRREDSLLGLGLVEEVNMGRAKFYRVRDGAVEICRSLAGHGG